In the Trichoderma atroviride chromosome 4, complete sequence genome, GTGTGCAGTGTGCAGTGTGTTGTTTGTTGTCTCCTCTCTGGAGGCCACGACGCACGGCCTCTGCATCAATACGAGGACAGCAGACCAACAGTGGTGGTATCGCGTATGTACCGGCGCTGGGGGTCCTTCCCATGGCGACCCTGCGACTGGTGAATGACGAGCAGCGTGCTAGTAGGACCTAGTAGGGCTAGCAGTGCTAGCACTTGCGACACCCGCCTAGTCTTTATCTCTATGGAACTGTTATCTGGATCCACGACCATCTCGGGGATGCTTTGCGGCTGTGGATCGCGATTGTGGCCCGAAAGTGCTTTGTGAAGTGGGCTCGTACGCATGCAATCTAGAGCACAAGCACAAAAGCACGACCACGAACGGCCAGGCAGCCGCTTTGGATGGCAGCCAGCGCTACGACTCTAGGCGGCCTAGCGAGGCGTTGCAACTCGGTCGGGGGAAATTGAAGATTCGACGTCGCGAACAGGAGCCCCGTAGCGGTAACTTTTTGtgcttttgacttttttttccccctttgcTGACTTTGCGTGGTCGACGCACGCCGCGCACGGTGAGCATGCTTTGCGCACATTGCGCGCCGGCGGCTTTGGGCTGACGTCTGGAGAGTGACTGAATTGAGCTTGATTGTGATGGTGCTGCTTGGTCTTAGTGCGGAATTGGCACTGTACGCCTTGGCCTATTCGGCTAAATGCGAAAATCTCAGCAGCGCACGCGACGGATGCAAGTGCGAGCACCAAGAGGTCACTACACAAGTACCTCGGGGCAAAGGCGCCGGCCACTGGCCGCTGGCACCACGGCCTGGCGATACGACCTAGTACATTGCGACGACGGGTTCCAGCGAGTCTCAGCCGAAGCTTTGCCACGGATAGACTTTCCcctgccatggctgcgcCGGGGACCTGCCATCGTGCGGATTCGCTCGCGGCGCTACTGTGCGGCCCGACTGCCCTGGCCCCACAGAGGGCGAAAGACGTGAACAGCACGCCTCTGGGGGGCATTCTTTGGGGAGCGGAGGCGCCCCCTCTCCTAAAGGCGCCAGCCCCAGATGCCCCGGACGTTGGCCCAAGGCAGACGGCGCACTGTACGGAGCTGCCCTGGGCTGGCGCGCTCCCGAGGCCCGGCGCAGCGCTTTTGCTGCGTGCCAAGCACCAGCTGCACCAGCGCGCCGCGCACTGTGCGCCCAAGCTGGCTCCAGCACCTTTTTCCGTGCCGCTCCACTATTACGCCGGCCAAACGGCCGCCTGGGCGAATCAGCGCTCGCGCATTCCCTCGCCCTTCTCGAGCCCTTCGCAAAGGTTGCAGAGCCTGCACCGCGGCCCTTTTGCCAGCGTCTGgtttctatttttcttcttcctctctggCGTCCCCAGCGTTCCCAAGATCCCCCCGGCTGCCACTAAGCCGTGCTGCTAGCGGGCCCTGTTCCACTGTTCCACCGCCCACACATGCCAGCATCCACTCGCTCGTTTTCTTCCCCATTATCGCAGGTTCCTTACTCCCACACTTGGACTGGTCGGGCCTGGTCCTCCTCatttcctcatcctcgcccaGTCTGTCGAGAGCCTTGTCCTGCCAGCATCGCGTAGCACCTGCGTCTTtaattttctctttttattttttccgCCTCGCATCTCCAAACCGCATCCGCACCCGGCACCGAATCCGTCGCGCGCTTAGAGACGGACAAACACAGTGGCAGAGCGCTCGACccggcccagcccagcacGAGACGAGACAAGACGAGACAAAACAACAGACGCATCGTGAGCCGTCActgcgctgccgctgctccctCTCTCCTCGCTCCCTCCCTACCTACCGGCTGTCGCCATACCATTCCCCGCCATGTTAGGACCGCTGCTCTCTCCCTGCGCCCAGTAATAGAGAGTCTTCAACCCTCCGAGCTGGCCAGCGCGGCCGCTCGTCTCCCGTAGAGAATCGCTCCTCGTCACTCGTTCTCCTGGCCtccgtcgccatcgccatcgccatcgccatcgcccacCATGGCTGCAGAGCATCAGCGCCGCGTCGCCGCCATGGATCCGCCGCACATCACCGAGTTTGCCTCGGAGCGCTACTTTGAgaagctcagccagctgcatgccaacaaccagcagcaggcgGATCATGCGGAATCCAGCGCCGCGGCAACGGCCACCATCTTCCACGCCTCTCCCCCGTCGAGATTCATCCTGCCGCTGCGAGACCCGAAACCGGCCGAGTTCGATGCTGTCAAGCCGGCCGACTCGAAACGCGACAAGAGAGGGTTTTTCAGTCGACACAAAGTATCTTTATTACATTCCAAGCCCGATGCGGTGGAAGCTTCGTTTATAGCGCCTTCAAGAGCTTCCACGGAATCGACGCGAAAAAGGTgcgtcttgtcttgtccAGCCTGTCAACTACAACAAGGTTAAAATCAGTGCTAATTTTGAGtttgtcttcttcgccaCGTCTAGTGTTCCTCTTGATCAGCTCTTACTCGCACTGCCGAGCGAACTCCAGATTCAGATCGTCTCGTCTCTCCCTCTAACCGATATTCTCAACCTCCGATTAACCTCCAAATCATGGCATGCGCTCATCACCCTCAACGAAGTCCCCATTGTACGATATCACCTCGACCATAATATACCCGCCTATGCCACTCGTCTATACCCGCTTAGAGACTCCTGCGACATCAATTTCCATTATCTGTGTGGCCTATGGCACCGCCTCCATGTTGCGGCTAAGCTGTCATATCTGATGTGTGAATGGATCACAAAAGATATCTTCCTAAGAACAACAGAAGCTCAGAAATTAGCCTTCGCACCGCAGCACGAACGTATGCGCCGACGACTGATTCCTTTGCTCTTCACCGTTTTCCACTTTTTCGAGACGTACCGAAAATTGCACCTGAAATACATTGCGGAAAAAGGACATGGGCTGCTGAAGGAACCGTACACAGTGAATCCGATCGAAACAGAAATCATGAACATGTACGACAACCGGACACTGCTGAGAGTACACGAGGTCTTCCCGCTCATCATATCCTCCTTTTGCCGCCGCCTGCGACCGCCGACGTATGTCGGTCGAGTGGAACGATCCCTTCGTGGTTATCTGAGGGAACGACCCCCCGACGAGGTTCATGTGGCCATCTTGTGTCTTGGTGGGCTTCGTCAGGTGGAAAGGTTGTGGGAGACAAAGGGCTATAATAACCGACGGGCCGCTGTTGATGTTTGGTTCTGCTCCCTCACCAAGGAACCTGTGGTTGAAGCACCTGCCAAGGGCCGACTGGGATTGAAAGGGTTTGGGCGAAAGAAGTCAACAAGCGGCGACCGACCTCCGAACCGATCATCGTTCAGCGAAGGGGGCCGTAGGAGTCCATGGGGATCAGTAGACTCGACCCACAACGGAGGCTTTATCCCATATAGCGTCTTCAACAGCAGTCTTTCCGCCGATGCGCCGATGCCACCTCTTGATCGCGACCAGGCCAGGACTTTACTAGGGGACCTgccacagctgcagcaaataTGGCTGGCAACGGCAGAGGCCATGATTATGGATCGAAAAATCGTGCAACGGCCGC is a window encoding:
- a CDS encoding uncharacterized protein (TransMembrane:1 (i147-164o)) — encoded protein: MAAPGTCHRADSLAALLCGPTALAPQRAKDVNSTPLGGILWGAEAPPLLKAPAPDAPDVGPRQTAHCTELPWAGALPRPGAALLLRAKHQLHQRAAHCAPKLAPAPFSVPLHYYAGQTAAWANQRSRIPSPFSSPSQRLQSLHRGPFASVWFLFFFFLSGVPSVPKIPPAATKPCC
- a CDS encoding uncharacterized protein (EggNog:ENOG41), whose product is MAAEHQRRVAAMDPPHITEFASERYFEKLSQLHANNQQQADHAESSAAATATIFHASPPSRFILPLRDPKPAEFDAVKPADSKRDKRGFFSRHKVSLLHSKPDAVEASFIAPSRASTESTRKSVPLDQLLLALPSELQIQIVSSLPLTDILNLRLTSKSWHALITLNEVPIVRYHLDHNIPAYATRLYPLRDSCDINFHYLCGLWHRLHVAAKLSYLMCEWITKDIFLRTTEAQKLAFAPQHERMRRRLIPLLFTVFHFFETYRKLHLKYIAEKGHGLLKEPYTVNPIETEIMNMYDNRTLLRVHEVFPLIISSFCRRLRPPTYVGRVERSLRGYLRERPPDEVHVAILCLGGLRQVERLWETKGYNNRRAAVDVWFCSLTKEPVVEAPAKGRLGLKGFGRKKSTSGDRPPNRSSFSEGGRRSPWGSVDSTHNGGFIPYSVFNSSLSADAPMPPLDRDQARTLLGDLPQLQQIWLATAEAMIMDRKIVQRPQDIKRNQQVMLDLIGEDGLDESDEWYYGRHMSESVRPPAAALGDDGD